A single genomic interval of Hymenobacter gelipurpurascens harbors:
- a CDS encoding glycoside hydrolase family 30 protein → MQYPLLAALLATTLTTGALAQKKASTPAAKPTPTYSAAGRQVQVYTTADKTELRLAATDKLSFQAQPQPLETQPTVFVDPTHSFQTMLGIGGALTDAAAETFSKLPKAQQQEFLQAYYSPTKGIGYTLARTSIHSTDFSTAPYTYVAEGDKELKTFSIKHDEQYRIPFIKQAMAAAGGKLTMYVSPWSPPAWMKDTKEMLRGGKLLPEYRQNWANYYVKFIQAYEKAGIPIWGLTVQNEPMAKQKWESCIFTAEEERDFVKGYLGPTLKKAGMGDRKLIGWDHNRDLMFQRAATLFDDPEASQYFWGLGYHWYETWTGSGMQFDNLRRVHETYPDKHLIFTEGCVENFQFSGIQDWRLGERYGYSMLNDFNAGTEAWTDWNILLDETGGPNHVGNFCYAPIIGDTRSGKLLYTNAYYYIGHFAKFVRPGAKRIATASSRDVLQTTAFLNTDGKVAVVVLNTTEKEQPFQLWIKGQATQTTSRPHSIMTMVVN, encoded by the coding sequence ATGCAATACCCCCTCCTGGCGGCTCTGCTGGCCACCACCCTCACCACTGGCGCCCTGGCCCAGAAGAAAGCCTCTACCCCCGCCGCCAAGCCCACCCCCACGTACTCGGCGGCCGGCCGGCAGGTGCAGGTGTATACCACGGCCGACAAAACGGAGCTACGCCTCGCGGCCACCGACAAGCTTTCCTTCCAGGCCCAGCCCCAGCCTCTGGAAACCCAACCCACGGTCTTTGTGGATCCTACCCACTCTTTCCAAACCATGCTGGGCATTGGCGGGGCCCTCACGGATGCCGCCGCCGAAACATTTTCCAAGCTGCCCAAAGCCCAGCAGCAGGAGTTTCTGCAGGCCTACTATAGCCCCACCAAGGGCATCGGATACACGCTGGCGCGCACGTCCATTCACAGCACCGACTTTTCCACGGCGCCTTATACCTACGTGGCCGAGGGCGACAAGGAGCTCAAGACCTTCAGCATCAAGCACGACGAGCAGTACCGCATTCCCTTCATCAAGCAGGCCATGGCCGCGGCCGGCGGTAAGCTCACCATGTACGTGAGCCCCTGGAGCCCGCCGGCCTGGATGAAAGACACCAAGGAAATGCTGCGCGGCGGCAAGCTGCTGCCCGAATACCGGCAGAACTGGGCCAACTACTACGTAAAGTTTATCCAGGCCTACGAGAAGGCCGGCATTCCCATCTGGGGCCTCACGGTGCAGAACGAGCCCATGGCCAAGCAAAAGTGGGAGTCCTGCATTTTCACGGCCGAGGAAGAGCGCGACTTCGTGAAAGGCTACCTCGGGCCCACTCTTAAAAAGGCCGGCATGGGCGACCGGAAGCTCATCGGCTGGGACCACAACCGCGACCTGATGTTTCAGCGGGCGGCGACTCTGTTTGATGATCCCGAGGCCAGCCAGTACTTCTGGGGCTTGGGCTACCACTGGTACGAGACCTGGACCGGCTCGGGCATGCAGTTCGACAACCTGCGCCGCGTGCACGAAACCTACCCCGACAAGCACCTGATCTTTACCGAAGGCTGCGTGGAAAACTTCCAGTTCAGCGGCATTCAGGACTGGCGCCTGGGCGAGCGGTACGGCTACTCCATGCTCAACGACTTCAACGCCGGCACCGAGGCCTGGACCGACTGGAACATCCTGCTCGACGAAACTGGGGGCCCCAACCACGTGGGTAACTTTTGCTACGCCCCCATCATCGGGGACACCCGCAGCGGCAAGCTGCTCTACACCAACGCCTACTACTACATCGGCCACTTCGCCAAGTTCGTGCGGCCCGGCGCCAAGCGCATTGCCACCGCCTCCAGCCGCGACGTGCTGCAGACAACGGCCTTCCTGAACACCGATGGCAAAGTGGCGGTAGTGGTGCTGAACACCACGGAGAAAGAGCAGCCCTTCCAGCTCTGGATCAAAGGTCAGGCTACGCAAACTACCAGCCGGCCGCACTCCATTATGACCATGGTCGTAAATTAA
- a CDS encoding DUF1349 domain-containing protein, with translation MMKALFLSTALYLVALTVTAQSFKSMRWQNAPKKATITASKVQVQVEGGTDFWRVTHYGFIRDNGHFYYQEQEGDFIAKVKVLGQYRDLYDQAGLMIRLDEKNWIKTGIEYVKGVQNVSAVVTREVSDWSVVPRQDSPKAVWLTLLRKGDYVEIQYSFDNHEFKMLRLAYFPPAAGQKVQIGLMCAAPDGKGFPVEFEEFSVTPVSRAK, from the coding sequence ATGATGAAAGCCCTATTCCTTTCCACTGCGCTGTACTTGGTCGCTCTGACCGTTACCGCCCAATCGTTTAAGTCTATGCGCTGGCAAAATGCTCCGAAGAAAGCCACCATTACCGCCTCCAAAGTGCAAGTGCAGGTAGAAGGCGGCACCGACTTCTGGCGCGTGACGCACTACGGCTTCATCCGCGACAACGGGCACTTCTACTACCAAGAGCAGGAGGGCGACTTCATCGCCAAAGTCAAAGTCCTAGGCCAGTACAGAGACCTCTACGACCAGGCCGGACTGATGATTCGGCTCGACGAGAAGAACTGGATTAAGACCGGCATCGAGTACGTGAAGGGAGTGCAGAACGTCAGCGCCGTCGTGACGCGCGAGGTGTCGGACTGGTCGGTGGTGCCGCGCCAAGACAGCCCCAAAGCCGTGTGGCTGACTCTCCTGCGCAAGGGCGACTACGTGGAAATCCAGTACTCCTTCGACAACCATGAGTTCAAGATGCTGCGCCTGGCCTACTTCCCTCCTGCAGCCGGTCAGAAAGTACAAATCGGGCTGATGTGCGCCGCCCCCGATGGCAAAGGCTTCCCCGTTGAGTTCGAGGAGTTTTCTGTCACTCCGGTCAGCCGCGCAAAGTAA